From the genome of Planctomycetota bacterium, one region includes:
- the lpxA gene encoding acyl-ACP--UDP-N-acetylglucosamine O-acyltransferase, which produces MSVTSIHPSAIIDPACEIGPGVEIGPGCVLRGEVRLAEGVRLMGMVYMQGPVRVGPRTTIYPGVCLGFPPQDVKFTLGMATAGVSIGADTILREHVTIHAASKPPEAGPPTSVGDRCFFMAGSHAGHDVQVGNDVVLVNNVLLAGHVHLADRVTVGGASAIHQFCRIGRFAFVSGLTAISRDVPPFVIAAERNLMWGINAVGLRRAGFPRPHITLLREAYREAFRVPRPRAEQIEVLRTIGADCPPAMEMAEFVAASKRGIVASSKVGEDEDDAG; this is translated from the coding sequence ATGTCTGTGACGAGCATTCACCCCAGCGCGATCATCGACCCAGCGTGCGAGATCGGTCCGGGGGTCGAGATCGGGCCGGGGTGCGTGCTGCGGGGCGAGGTTCGTCTCGCCGAGGGCGTGCGCCTGATGGGCATGGTGTACATGCAGGGCCCGGTGCGGGTGGGCCCGCGGACGACGATCTACCCCGGGGTGTGCCTCGGGTTCCCGCCGCAGGACGTCAAGTTCACGCTGGGCATGGCGACGGCGGGCGTCTCGATCGGGGCGGACACGATCCTGCGCGAGCACGTGACGATCCACGCGGCGAGCAAGCCGCCCGAGGCGGGCCCGCCGACCTCGGTGGGCGACCGGTGCTTCTTCATGGCGGGCAGCCACGCGGGGCACGACGTGCAGGTCGGCAACGACGTGGTGCTGGTGAACAACGTGCTGCTGGCGGGGCATGTGCACCTGGCGGATCGGGTGACGGTGGGCGGGGCGAGCGCGATCCATCAGTTCTGTCGCATCGGACGGTTCGCGTTCGTGTCAGGGTTGACGGCGATATCGCGCGATGTCCCGCCGTTCGTCATCGCGGCGGAGCGCAACCTGATGTGGGGGATCAACGCGGTGGGCCTGCGCCGGGCTGGCTTCCCGCGTCCGCACATCACGCTGCTGCGCGAGGCGTACCGCGAGGCGTTCCGCGTGCCGCGCCCGCGCGCCGAGCAGATCGAGGTCCTCCGCACGATCGGCGCCGACTGTCCGCCGGCGATGGAAATGGCCGAGTTCGTCGCGGCGAGCAAGCGCGGCATCGTGGCGTCATCGAAGGTTGGCGAGGACGAGGACGACGCGGGCTAG
- the lipB gene encoding lipoyl(octanoyl) transferase LipB: MSDRSPALHVEHLGRLAYAPAYEAQRERLERVLAAREAADAPLAGFILTVEHDPVVTISRRPGARDHLLASPDLLARHGVSIEETDRGGDITYHGPGQLVVYPVLDLTLLNLGLHNYMRLLETSVIDTCAAFGVATAQDPGATGVWTLRDGAPHAKIAAMGVRVRRWISMHGLALNVRTNLDHFALIVPCGLAGRPVTTLHRELGERCPPDDAVRDVLVENLRTRVRDAFARAHEARQAAADASIDLGPERPA; this comes from the coding sequence GTGTCGGATCGCTCCCCCGCCCTGCATGTCGAGCACCTGGGACGCCTGGCCTACGCACCGGCGTACGAGGCGCAGCGGGAGAGGCTCGAGCGTGTGCTCGCCGCCCGCGAGGCAGCCGACGCGCCCCTGGCCGGCTTCATCCTCACCGTCGAGCACGACCCCGTCGTCACCATCTCGCGCCGACCGGGCGCCCGCGACCATCTCCTCGCCTCTCCCGATCTGCTCGCCCGGCACGGCGTCTCGATCGAGGAAACCGACCGGGGCGGGGACATCACCTACCACGGCCCGGGCCAACTCGTCGTCTACCCCGTCCTCGACCTCACCCTGCTCAACCTGGGCCTGCACAACTACATGCGCCTGCTCGAAACCAGCGTCATCGACACCTGCGCCGCCTTCGGCGTCGCCACCGCCCAAGACCCCGGCGCCACCGGCGTCTGGACCCTGCGCGACGGCGCCCCGCACGCCAAGATCGCCGCCATGGGCGTGCGCGTCCGGCGATGGATCAGCATGCACGGCCTGGCGCTGAACGTGCGGACCAACCTCGACCACTTCGCGCTGATCGTTCCGTGCGGGCTGGCAGGACGCCCGGTCACGACCCTGCACCGCGAACTCGGCGAGCGGTGCCCGCCGGACGACGCGGTGCGCGACGTGCTCGTCGAGAATCTGCGCACGCGGGTTCGGGACGCCTTCGCCCGCGCGCACGAGGCGCGTCAGGCCGCGGCCGACGCGTCTATCGACCTTGGCCCGGAGCGCCCGGCGTAG
- a CDS encoding MBL fold metallo-hydrolase, translating into MLDEPSDALMLRVLASGSGGNCAVLRVPCPGGARLVLLDAGLSPRRTRALLAESGLSGVPIAAILLTHLDHDHWNAGWANALPGGCEMIVHASHRGRAGREGALYGRARVIDADLDVCGLRVRAVLGEHDELGVAAYRLDAPGLGSLGWATDLGRVPDELVSLFAGVDVLGIESNYCPRMQASSDRPQFLKRRITGGRGHLSNEESADAASRIDPRGARVLLHLSRQCNTPHLARAAHLSSPTPVTVTSQHAPSAWVRVGDPVPHRAPPTLAPHG; encoded by the coding sequence GTGCTCGACGAGCCGTCCGACGCCCTGATGCTCCGCGTGCTGGCGAGCGGCTCAGGAGGCAACTGCGCGGTGCTGCGCGTGCCGTGCCCGGGCGGGGCGCGCCTCGTGCTGCTCGACGCGGGGCTCAGCCCGCGCCGGACGCGTGCGCTGCTGGCCGAGTCGGGGCTGTCGGGCGTGCCGATCGCGGCGATCCTGCTGACGCACCTGGATCACGACCACTGGAACGCCGGCTGGGCGAACGCCCTCCCGGGCGGGTGCGAGATGATCGTGCACGCGTCCCATCGCGGGCGGGCCGGACGCGAGGGCGCGCTCTACGGACGCGCGCGCGTCATCGACGCCGATCTCGACGTCTGCGGGCTGCGCGTGCGCGCGGTGCTGGGCGAGCACGACGAACTGGGCGTCGCGGCGTATCGGCTCGACGCGCCCGGGCTGGGGTCGCTCGGCTGGGCGACGGACCTGGGACGCGTGCCGGACGAACTCGTCTCGCTCTTCGCGGGCGTCGACGTGCTGGGCATCGAATCGAACTACTGCCCGCGCATGCAGGCGTCGTCGGACCGCCCGCAGTTCCTGAAGCGGCGCATCACGGGCGGTCGCGGGCACCTGAGCAACGAGGAGTCGGCGGACGCCGCGTCGCGGATCGACCCGCGCGGCGCGCGCGTGCTGCTGCACCTGTCTCGCCAGTGCAACACGCCCCACCTGGCGCGGGCGGCCCATCTGTCGAGCCCGACGCCGGTGACGGTGACATCGCAGCACGCGCCGTCGGCGTGGGTGCGCGTGGGCGACCCGGTGCCGCACCGCGCGCCGCCTACGCTTGCCCCGCATGGCTGA
- the rsfS gene encoding ribosome silencing factor produces the protein MADGRTKKTGAARARATSQKSGATTGARKKTGKKPAAPGPTSRPTKKKVGGAARPAPKPKAAPAARGSAASGKASDTTAPNKKAPNKKAPAKRPAKSGATTPAKPRARKASARDAARAAERLEHDAPELDGPELTGPELDGPTLTGADSDAPDLQALNLDAPDRPLPARVASGADPAAAGAGDSAREFAIETARLLHDDKCTEIVVLDVRSASPVTDYIVIGSGTSDRQMRSVLKHAEDLGAARGYRAWRSDADQGGRWLLMDCVDVVVHLFEPNTRSHYDLEMLWGDAPRVEWERPDQMPRDRAGLRVRARETA, from the coding sequence ATGGCTGACGGACGAACGAAGAAGACGGGTGCTGCTCGCGCCCGTGCCACCTCCCAGAAATCCGGTGCGACGACGGGGGCCCGCAAGAAGACGGGCAAGAAGCCCGCCGCCCCGGGCCCGACCTCGCGCCCGACGAAGAAGAAGGTCGGCGGCGCGGCTCGCCCCGCGCCGAAGCCGAAGGCCGCCCCCGCGGCACGCGGCTCGGCGGCGAGTGGCAAGGCCTCCGACACGACGGCGCCGAACAAGAAAGCGCCGAACAAGAAGGCGCCGGCGAAGCGCCCGGCGAAGTCGGGCGCAACGACGCCCGCGAAGCCGCGGGCGCGCAAGGCCTCCGCGCGCGATGCCGCACGCGCCGCCGAGCGGCTCGAACACGACGCGCCGGAACTTGACGGGCCGGAACTCACCGGGCCGGAACTTGACGGGCCGACTCTCACCGGCGCGGACTCCGACGCGCCCGACCTTCAGGCGCTGAACCTTGACGCGCCCGATCGCCCCCTGCCCGCGCGCGTGGCGTCGGGCGCAGACCCGGCCGCGGCCGGCGCGGGCGACTCGGCGCGCGAGTTCGCGATCGAGACGGCCCGCCTGCTGCACGACGACAAGTGCACGGAGATCGTGGTGCTCGACGTTCGGTCGGCCAGCCCGGTGACGGATTACATCGTGATCGGCTCGGGCACGTCGGACCGGCAGATGCGATCGGTGCTGAAGCACGCCGAGGACCTGGGCGCCGCGCGGGGATACCGGGCGTGGCGCAGCGACGCCGACCAGGGCGGGCGCTGGCTGCTCATGGACTGCGTGGACGTCGTGGTGCACCTCTTCGAGCCCAACACGCGCTCGCACTACGACCTCGAGATGCTCTGGGGCGATGCGCCCCGCGTCGAGTGGGAACGCCCCGACCAGATGCCCCGCGACCGCGCGGGGCTGCGCGTCCGGGCACGGGAGACCGCCTAG
- the panD gene encoding aspartate 1-decarboxylase, which produces MLREVLHSKVHRATVTAALPDYIGSITIDADLLDRCGMRVNDKVLVTNCRSGERFETYIFKGARGSGAIEVNGAAARLVEPGDLVIIMHFALMTDDEYASHRPRVLIMGEKNAVREVVRYDH; this is translated from the coding sequence ATGCTCCGTGAAGTCCTCCACAGCAAAGTCCACCGCGCCACCGTCACCGCGGCCCTGCCCGACTACATCGGCTCCATCACCATCGACGCCGATCTGCTCGACCGCTGCGGCATGCGCGTCAACGACAAGGTGCTCGTCACCAACTGCCGCTCCGGCGAACGCTTCGAGACGTACATCTTCAAGGGCGCACGCGGGTCGGGCGCCATCGAGGTGAACGGGGCGGCGGCGCGCCTCGTCGAGCCCGGCGACCTCGTCATCATCATGCACTTCGCGCTCATGACCGACGACGAGTACGCGTCGCACCGCCCGCGCGTGCTCATCATGGGCGAGAAGAACGCCGTGCGCGAGGTCGTCCGGTACGATCACTGA